One segment of Nostoc flagelliforme CCNUN1 DNA contains the following:
- a CDS encoding DUF2834 domain-containing protein produces the protein MIKVIYLLLCVLGFVLPYSQLVPFILEHGLDIKLFFEQLFANKISGFFGMDVIVSSLVLWTFVFWEGTRLKMRNLWVYVVCNFLVGVSLGLPLFLFMRERQLEQQAETLGY, from the coding sequence ATGATTAAAGTCATATACCTTTTGCTTTGTGTACTTGGCTTCGTTCTACCTTACTCGCAGCTTGTTCCATTTATCTTAGAACATGGTCTTGATATAAAGCTGTTTTTTGAACAACTCTTTGCCAATAAAATCTCTGGTTTCTTTGGCATGGATGTTATTGTTTCATCGCTAGTATTGTGGACATTCGTATTTTGGGAAGGAACACGTCTGAAAATGCGAAATCTCTGGGTTTACGTTGTCTGTAATTTTTTAGTTGGTGTTTCTTTAGGTCTTCCTTTATTTCTTTTCATGCGAGAGCGTCAGCTTGAACAGCAAGCTGAAACACTGGGTTATTAA
- a CDS encoding TetR/AcrR family transcriptional regulator: MPKIVDHEQYRKELLDKCFDLFAQKGYGSITMRQIAEGLGVSTGTLYHYFPSKQALFEQLAQEICEQDLSTALAELEGAQTLQESMEALGRYLVKNEDYFIKWTYIWIDFCQHKDSKKMLRNSILKRTNQRYQEAICDLLGIQDSVLPSFVVSFVDGLILEKLWGNETIDFIEQCALLGKMLTAYLPQHPAKIKTKMDFSSAFES; the protein is encoded by the coding sequence ATGCCTAAGATTGTTGACCATGAGCAATACCGTAAAGAACTGCTCGACAAGTGCTTTGATTTATTCGCCCAAAAAGGCTATGGTTCCATCACTATGCGCCAAATTGCTGAAGGATTAGGGGTTTCTACTGGTACGTTGTACCACTATTTTCCTAGCAAGCAAGCTCTATTTGAGCAATTGGCCCAGGAGATTTGTGAGCAAGACTTAAGTACAGCGTTAGCTGAACTAGAAGGAGCGCAAACGCTACAAGAATCAATGGAAGCACTAGGAAGATACCTAGTGAAAAACGAAGATTACTTCATTAAATGGACTTACATTTGGATTGATTTTTGCCAACATAAAGATTCTAAAAAAATGTTAAGAAATAGCATTTTGAAGCGTACTAATCAGCGTTATCAGGAGGCAATTTGCGATTTATTGGGTATTCAAGATTCGGTATTGCCTTCCTTTGTTGTGAGCTTTGTAGACGGTTTAATTCTGGAGAAGTTATGGGGTAATGAAACAATTGATTTTATTGAACAATGTGCGTTGTTAGGCAAAATGCTGACAGCATATTTACCGCAACATCCAGCAAAAATAAAAACTAAAATGGATTTTTCATCAGCTTTTGAGAGCTAG
- a CDS encoding glycosyltransferase family 4 protein — MGKRLLIVSTLDSSQPFGAFTRPFYLGQYLTEHFDVFQLGLDCSSVKYAPFHSIGSRSLKSYIKTIENCIYEFCPDIVYAQETLPGLAALISLKLIKRNKPSLVLDFHTFSAYEYWMRLFSVANPFKEFVQCIKTYIAQGILIFSGSPIIAAGDSIPKLISQWYGKTPQQIYSIGNGVTEDLLSTELLLAQDPYKAFRPAKIVVLIAPKTFQFPSNDMSVLMTIEVAKYLESHQQKVHFVVIGRDSKDILAPIPSNISFLGFLPKRKDFVAHLKYADIALLPFSKQAVAGGARNKALDYFASRKLVVSTPEGLRGLEEFRHLEHLLVTGYSTEEVANTVLDAASNIDKYQSLVDRAYTLITEKYSWNARAQNIAEVLIKVSHS; from the coding sequence ATGGGTAAACGCTTACTAATTGTTTCAACACTCGATTCTAGTCAGCCATTTGGTGCTTTTACTAGACCTTTTTATTTAGGACAATATTTGACTGAACATTTTGATGTTTTTCAACTAGGATTAGATTGCTCATCTGTTAAATATGCACCTTTTCATTCAATTGGCTCAAGAAGCTTAAAGTCATATATTAAAACTATAGAAAACTGTATTTATGAGTTTTGCCCAGATATCGTTTATGCTCAAGAAACATTACCTGGATTGGCTGCTTTAATTTCACTAAAGCTTATAAAACGTAATAAGCCCTCTCTTGTATTAGATTTTCATACATTTTCGGCATATGAATACTGGATGCGCTTGTTTTCAGTTGCCAATCCTTTTAAAGAGTTTGTACAATGCATTAAGACATATATTGCTCAGGGAATTTTGATATTCTCTGGCAGTCCAATTATTGCCGCAGGTGACTCAATCCCTAAATTAATTTCCCAGTGGTATGGTAAAACTCCACAGCAAATTTATAGTATTGGGAATGGTGTGACTGAAGACTTACTAAGTACTGAATTGCTTCTGGCTCAAGACCCATATAAAGCATTCAGACCAGCAAAAATAGTAGTTCTTATTGCTCCTAAAACTTTTCAATTTCCAAGCAATGATATGTCTGTATTAATGACTATTGAGGTTGCTAAATATCTTGAAAGTCATCAACAAAAAGTACATTTTGTTGTTATCGGTAGAGATAGTAAGGACATTTTAGCACCAATACCTTCCAATATTTCCTTTTTAGGGTTTTTACCTAAACGAAAGGATTTTGTTGCTCATCTTAAATATGCAGATATTGCTTTGCTGCCATTCTCAAAACAAGCAGTTGCAGGTGGCGCTCGCAATAAGGCATTAGATTATTTCGCAAGTAGAAAATTAGTTGTATCAACACCAGAAGGCTTGCGAGGTTTAGAAGAATTTCGCCATTTAGAACATCTTTTAGTAACAGGATACTCGACTGAAGAAGTCGCTAATACAGTGCTGGATGCAGCTTCAAATATTGATAAATATCAATCACTTGTAGATAGAGCATATACCTTAATTACAGAAAAATATTCCTGGAATGCAAGAGCGCAAAATATTGCGGAAGTCCTCATTAAAGTTAGTCATTCTTAG
- a CDS encoding class I SAM-dependent methyltransferase — protein MKKLNFGCGHRFSSGWINIDFNSEHPEVIAHNLLQPLPYPKDYFDVIYSSHVLEHFSKDTGEMLVKECYRVLKPQGILRIVVPDLERTCREYLRVIDSIENEEARKQYEWIIIELIDQLVRTEHGGLMKAYWRQVLENNDESSINYVQARTGVNIKEEIATNNTNSVLEKVFSINQNKLKNKFKYLYIDIVKRLIPRYVRKSMIDETFLGEKHKWMYDSYSMKTLFERVGFSDIEFMDAHTSKIPNFTNEVLDINPDGTVYLPGSLYCEGIKPNK, from the coding sequence ATGAAAAAGTTAAATTTTGGATGTGGACATAGATTTTCATCTGGATGGATAAATATAGATTTTAATTCTGAGCATCCTGAAGTAATTGCCCATAACTTACTGCAACCACTTCCATACCCCAAAGATTATTTCGATGTGATTTATAGCAGTCATGTTCTAGAGCATTTTTCTAAAGACACAGGAGAAATGCTAGTGAAAGAATGCTATAGAGTTCTAAAACCTCAAGGGATTTTACGCATCGTTGTTCCTGACTTAGAGCGAACATGCCGTGAATACTTAAGAGTTATCGATAGTATTGAAAATGAGGAAGCCAGGAAACAATATGAATGGATTATTATTGAGTTAATCGACCAATTGGTTAGAACAGAACATGGTGGGTTGATGAAAGCTTATTGGCGACAAGTGCTTGAAAACAATGATGAATCATCTATAAACTATGTACAAGCAAGAACAGGTGTGAATATCAAAGAAGAAATTGCAACTAATAATACTAATTCTGTGTTAGAAAAGGTATTTAGTATCAATCAAAATAAACTCAAAAACAAATTCAAGTACCTCTATATTGACATAGTAAAGAGGTTGATACCACGCTATGTCCGCAAGTCTATGATAGATGAAACCTTCCTTGGGGAAAAACATAAGTGGATGTATGACAGCTATAGCATGAAAACCCTTTTTGAAAGAGTTGGTTTTTCGGATATTGAATTTATGGATGCCCATACAAGTAAGATTCCAAACTTTACTAATGAAGTCTTAGATATTAATCCTGATGGAACAGTATATTTACCAGGCTCGTTATATTGTGAGGGCATCAAGCCAAACAAATAA
- a CDS encoding WecB/TagA/CpsF family glycosyltransferase, which produces MKNQFSYNLLGVQVDALSIPELNLLIEESIKKNKKWIIANHNMHSLYLFHNDPRMKAFYAKAKYTHIDGMPLLLIGKLLGFPMKREQRVTYADWVWPLMAEAAHKGWRVFYLGSKPGVAEKGASILCHRFPGLQIACAHGYIDMDKDSQENLATLAAINSYKPHVLMVGMGMPRQERWIYENLEHIHTNTILTSGACIDYVAGAIPTPPRWMGKVGLEWLYRLFSEPKRLWRRYLLEPWFLATLFLQEIWSMPSQQKKNRILLFLSTKFPKFLA; this is translated from the coding sequence ATGAAAAATCAATTTTCTTATAACCTTCTTGGTGTTCAAGTAGATGCACTCTCTATCCCAGAGTTAAATTTGTTGATTGAAGAATCTATTAAGAAAAATAAAAAATGGATTATTGCTAATCACAACATGCATAGTCTTTATCTCTTCCATAATGATCCAAGAATGAAAGCTTTTTATGCCAAGGCAAAATATACCCATATTGATGGTATGCCTCTATTGTTAATTGGAAAGCTATTGGGTTTTCCTATGAAGCGAGAACAAAGAGTAACTTATGCTGACTGGGTATGGCCTTTGATGGCGGAAGCAGCTCATAAAGGCTGGCGTGTATTTTATTTAGGTTCAAAGCCAGGAGTTGCTGAAAAAGGAGCAAGTATTTTGTGCCACAGATTTCCTGGGTTACAGATTGCTTGCGCTCATGGCTATATTGACATGGATAAAGATAGTCAAGAAAATCTTGCTACTCTGGCTGCAATTAATTCTTACAAACCTCATGTATTGATGGTGGGGATGGGTATGCCACGCCAAGAGCGTTGGATTTACGAAAATCTTGAACATATTCATACCAACACTATTTTGACCAGTGGAGCCTGTATTGACTATGTAGCAGGAGCAATACCCACTCCTCCTCGCTGGATGGGAAAGGTGGGCTTGGAATGGTTGTATCGCTTGTTTTCTGAACCTAAAAGACTTTGGAGACGTTACTTACTTGAGCCTTGGTTTCTAGCCACATTATTTTTACAAGAAATTTGGAGTATGCCAAGCCAACAGAAAAAGAATAGAATCCTGCTATTTCTCAGTACAAAATTTCCTAAGTTTCTAGCGTGA
- a CDS encoding glycosyltransferase family 2 protein, translating to MKRANLAVVMTCHNRRNTTLACLHALYEQTNHCDVYLTDDGSSDGTAQAIKAQYPEVHILQGNGNLFWVGGMHLAFGEAIKNQYDYYLWLNDDTFLEANAVSELLQIHQNLTEQGYSDSIVVGSTQDPITGRATYGGAVKSKKWYSNKFEFLNPSSVIQKCDAMYGNCVLIPKTVVAKVGNIDTAFVHTLGDLDYALRARKLGCQIWVAPGYVGTCTKNSIRNSWVDTNLTILERLKKALQIKAFPLKSWTIFCSRHSGLFWIFYWFLPYIRAIIGYKNLALSPTFSEDVNQTNS from the coding sequence ATGAAACGAGCAAATTTAGCTGTAGTTATGACCTGCCACAACAGGCGTAATACAACTCTTGCCTGTCTACATGCTTTATATGAGCAAACAAATCATTGTGATGTTTATTTAACTGATGATGGTAGCTCTGATGGGACTGCACAAGCTATCAAAGCACAATATCCAGAAGTACACATTCTTCAGGGTAATGGCAATTTATTCTGGGTGGGAGGGATGCATCTCGCCTTTGGTGAGGCGATAAAAAATCAATATGATTATTATCTGTGGTTGAATGATGACACATTTCTGGAAGCCAATGCTGTCAGCGAATTATTACAGATTCATCAAAATTTGACTGAACAAGGTTATTCAGATTCAATTGTAGTTGGCTCAACTCAAGACCCAATCACAGGAAGAGCAACCTATGGAGGAGCAGTAAAATCTAAAAAGTGGTACTCTAATAAGTTTGAATTTTTAAACCCAAGTTCGGTTATCCAAAAATGCGATGCCATGTATGGTAACTGTGTGCTAATCCCTAAAACTGTTGTCGCCAAAGTTGGCAATATTGATACAGCTTTTGTTCACACTTTAGGAGATTTAGATTATGCCCTCAGAGCGCGTAAATTGGGTTGTCAAATATGGGTAGCTCCTGGATATGTTGGTACTTGTACTAAAAATTCTATCCGGAATAGTTGGGTAGATACCAATTTAACTATACTAGAACGCTTGAAGAAGGCGCTGCAAATTAAAGCATTTCCATTGAAATCCTGGACTATATTTTGTAGCAGACACTCTGGGCTATTCTGGATATTTTACTGGTTTTTACCCTATATCAGAGCAATTATTGGTTACAAAAATTTGGCACTTTCTCCCACCTTTTCTGAGGATGTTAACCAAACTAACTCATAA
- a CDS encoding O-antigen ligase family protein, which produces MKVKLTEKILAILLLLIAVGALTIHPAQEISMSTLGGDKVDTFFNIVSYSILFYFLISYWKGFIYVITKSPLQFFFLAIVIFSILWSEDLSYTLKDIKGLIRIYFLAIYLAMRYPLREQMRLIAWALGISALLSMIFSAFIPGYIHISPELVGMWSGIYGHKNELGYMMNWSAGVFLHLALSSYRYRWLMWALCGLSICLIILTRSTTSLAILLTMILLLPIYQFFKKTNYKLQVIMITSALMLLIIVSILLINNAETVVGTSGKDLTLNGRSDLWELVIPKVLERPWLGYGYSGFWTSNAASNLRATYDWASNAHNGFLQLLLELGFLGFLTFAAGFIRFFVMALTRIVSVAEKPEDYWPMQMLIIIVIVNFSEARLLTPSWNWLMYITTSLSLTLSFQQTRIYK; this is translated from the coding sequence ATGAAGGTAAAATTAACAGAAAAAATCTTAGCTATATTGTTATTACTAATTGCTGTAGGAGCATTAACAATACATCCTGCACAAGAAATTTCCATGTCTACCCTTGGAGGGGATAAGGTAGATACTTTTTTCAATATAGTTTCATATTCAATTTTATTTTATTTCCTAATTTCATACTGGAAAGGTTTTATTTATGTAATTACAAAAAGTCCATTACAGTTTTTTTTCTTAGCAATAGTTATATTTTCTATACTGTGGTCAGAAGACTTGAGTTATACTCTAAAAGATATCAAAGGTCTAATCCGAATATATTTTCTTGCAATCTATTTGGCAATGCGTTATCCCCTTAGGGAACAAATGAGGCTAATAGCTTGGGCGCTTGGTATATCTGCATTATTATCTATGATATTCTCTGCATTTATACCGGGTTATATTCATATATCGCCTGAATTAGTAGGTATGTGGAGCGGAATTTATGGTCATAAAAATGAATTAGGTTACATGATGAATTGGAGTGCAGGAGTGTTTTTACATCTTGCCCTTAGTAGTTATCGATATCGCTGGTTAATGTGGGCGCTATGTGGGTTATCTATATGCCTAATTATCCTCACACGCTCAACAACATCTTTGGCGATTCTATTGACAATGATATTACTTTTACCTATTTACCAATTCTTTAAAAAAACTAATTATAAATTACAAGTTATTATGATAACTTCAGCTTTGATGTTACTCATTATTGTTTCAATATTACTGATCAATAATGCTGAAACTGTAGTTGGAACTTCTGGTAAAGACCTTACCTTGAATGGGCGCTCTGATCTCTGGGAATTAGTGATACCTAAAGTTTTGGAAAGACCTTGGCTAGGTTATGGATATTCTGGATTTTGGACTAGTAATGCTGCATCTAATCTGAGAGCTACTTATGATTGGGCAAGCAATGCTCACAATGGCTTTTTACAACTATTGTTAGAATTAGGATTTTTAGGTTTCTTGACTTTTGCAGCAGGATTTATCCGGTTCTTTGTAATGGCACTGACTCGAATTGTCTCAGTGGCAGAAAAACCGGAAGATTATTGGCCAATGCAGATGTTAATTATCATCGTCATAGTGAATTTCTCAGAGGCAAGATTACTAACTCCCAGTTGGAATTGGTTGATGTATATCACAACCTCTCTGTCTCTAACTCTTAGTTTCCAGCAGACGCGAATATATAAATAG
- a CDS encoding endo-1,4-beta-xylanase, with product MGFLQKDKQKENHSNNIDVANYTNINFPLRQLAAAKGKRYGAAISSDILLKDKDYGNLIARECSIVTPNGELKWDATEPQPGQFTFESADAIADFCQKHNIDMHGHTLFWHMGKPDWLPYPPTLKMIERHVKGVMGHYRNSKVLKSWDIANEIIADNENETDNATYGLRKGVKPELIRDLFLIAASVDNSKKFYLNDFGIEGATWKSDRFLKMVEYLKNSGVKIDGTGMQSHLWFSSAYSFDEKGFNSVLKRLNDLEVKPIITELDIIIDAPLPDSIKKLDQMVADSYKRYLDLCFAAKVDTVITWGLTDRHTWIRHPDWMPIQTFKNNPNIWKFLRPLPFDENLQPKSARDAIAQAFQEAT from the coding sequence ATGGGTTTTTTACAAAAGGATAAGCAAAAAGAAAACCATAGCAACAATATTGATGTAGCTAATTATACTAATATAAATTTTCCGCTTCGGCAATTAGCTGCCGCCAAAGGAAAGCGTTATGGTGCAGCAATTTCTAGTGATATTTTGCTAAAAGATAAGGATTACGGTAACCTGATTGCTCGTGAATGTTCGATTGTGACACCGAATGGTGAATTAAAATGGGACGCCACTGAACCACAGCCAGGACAATTTACCTTTGAATCAGCAGATGCGATCGCTGATTTCTGCCAAAAGCATAATATAGACATGCATGGGCATACCCTTTTCTGGCACATGGGAAAACCAGACTGGCTTCCTTACCCGCCCACTCTTAAAATGATCGAACGGCATGTTAAGGGAGTCATGGGGCATTATCGCAATAGCAAGGTTTTAAAGTCTTGGGATATTGCCAATGAAATTATCGCTGATAATGAAAATGAAACCGACAATGCTACCTATGGTTTGCGTAAAGGGGTAAAGCCAGAATTAATTCGAGACTTGTTTTTAATTGCCGCATCAGTTGATAACAGCAAGAAATTTTACCTAAACGATTTCGGCATCGAAGGCGCTACATGGAAATCAGACCGTTTCTTAAAAATGGTCGAATATCTGAAGAATAGTGGTGTTAAAATTGACGGGACAGGTATGCAGTCGCATCTATGGTTTTCTTCTGCCTATAGTTTTGACGAGAAAGGATTTAATTCCGTTTTAAAACGACTCAATGATCTTGAAGTAAAACCAATAATCACAGAATTAGATATTATTATTGATGCTCCACTGCCCGATAGTATTAAAAAGCTAGACCAGATGGTAGCCGACAGTTACAAGCGATATCTTGACCTGTGCTTTGCGGCTAAAGTTGATACTGTGATTACATGGGGACTTACCGACCGTCATACCTGGATACGTCATCCCGACTGGATGCCAATACAAACCTTTAAGAACAATCCAAATATTTGGAAATTTCTGCGTCCGCTTCCCTTCGATGAGAACCTGCAACCTAAATCTGCCCGCGATGCTATTGCCCAGGCTTTTCAGGAAGCAACTTAA
- a CDS encoding ABC exporter membrane fusion protein translates to MVQKLSEKASKKGLITLVIAATIITGGIVAYGISQFGLVGQTEKSEPVETTPNIQKVAALGRLEPEAEVISLFAPLALDGDRIARILVKEGDRVKAGQVVAILDARDRLQTAVLQAQQQVRVAQAKLAQVQAGAKAGEIQAQQASVERLQAQSQGDKRAQQEAIFRIEAQWEGDRIAQEATIKKLEAELKNAEAEYQRYQQLYSQGAVSNSLYDSKGLTVETAKQQVDEAKAVLNRINTTASKQLAEAKAALARTNATGSKQVNEAKATLNSIAEVRPVDVAAAKTEVENAIATLKHAQTELAGAYIKAPMAGQIIKIHTRVGEKISASGIADLAQTSQMMAIAEVYQTDIGKVKLGQQAVISSQAFVGELRGTVAQIGLQVNRQNVFSNQPGENLDSRVVEVKIRLNPEDSKRVAGFTNLQVQTAIEI, encoded by the coding sequence ATGGTTCAAAAGCTGTCAGAGAAAGCTTCCAAGAAAGGGTTAATTACATTAGTAATTGCAGCTACTATTATTACAGGCGGAATTGTTGCTTATGGGATTTCTCAGTTTGGATTAGTTGGTCAAACTGAGAAATCTGAGCCAGTTGAAACCACGCCCAACATTCAAAAAGTAGCTGCATTAGGACGGCTAGAACCGGAAGCAGAGGTAATTAGCTTGTTTGCGCCCTTAGCGTTGGATGGCGATCGCATTGCCCGAATTCTAGTCAAAGAAGGCGATCGCGTTAAAGCCGGACAGGTGGTAGCAATTTTAGATGCTCGCGATCGCTTGCAAACTGCTGTACTACAAGCCCAACAACAAGTCAGAGTTGCTCAAGCCAAACTCGCTCAAGTGCAAGCTGGAGCAAAAGCAGGAGAAATTCAGGCCCAGCAAGCAAGCGTTGAACGCCTCCAGGCCCAATCCCAAGGAGACAAAAGAGCACAACAGGAAGCGATATTCCGCATAGAGGCACAGTGGGAAGGCGACAGAATAGCGCAAGAGGCAACCATTAAGAAGCTAGAGGCAGAACTCAAAAATGCCGAAGCCGAATATCAACGTTATCAGCAGCTATATTCCCAAGGTGCAGTTTCTAATTCTTTGTACGATAGCAAAGGTTTGACTGTAGAAACTGCCAAACAGCAAGTAGACGAAGCCAAAGCAGTTCTCAACCGGATTAACACCACTGCTAGCAAACAACTTGCCGAAGCCAAAGCAGCACTCGCCCGTACTAACGCCACTGGTAGCAAACAAGTTAATGAAGCCAAAGCCACACTTAACAGTATTGCAGAAGTCCGACCTGTAGATGTTGCCGCAGCCAAAACAGAAGTTGAAAATGCGATCGCCACACTCAAACATGCCCAAACCGAGTTGGCAGGTGCTTACATCAAAGCACCGATGGCGGGACAAATCATCAAAATTCATACGCGAGTCGGAGAAAAAATTAGTGCTTCTGGCATTGCAGACTTAGCGCAAACAAGCCAGATGATGGCGATCGCAGAAGTTTATCAAACCGACATAGGTAAAGTGAAACTAGGACAACAGGCAGTGATTAGCAGTCAGGCATTTGTCGGTGAACTCCGAGGAACCGTTGCCCAAATTGGTTTGCAGGTGAATAGACAAAACGTTTTCAGCAACCAGCCAGGAGAGAACCTTGATAGCCGAGTAGTTGAGGTGAAAATTCGCCTCAATCCTGAAGACAGCAAACGAGTTGCAGGTTTCACTAACTTACAGGTACAGACAGCAATTGAAATATAG
- a CDS encoding glycosyltransferase family 4 protein, whose amino-acid sequence MNVLLISTQDVAGGAARAAYRLHKGLQNIDLQSQMLVQEKSTDDKTVIAPKIRLFQGIAKAKLTFETLPLKLYSQKQNSPFFIQWLPDRIIYQVAQINPDIINLHWISAAFMQIETLAKLKRPLVWTIHDMWAFTGGCSYAGDCSRYQISCGACPQLSSKKDGDLSHWVWQRKIKALKNLNLTIVSPGSWLAECAKSSSLFKNLRIEVIPNGLDTQKFKPVHQGLARELLNLPLDKQLILFGALDATNDSRKGFHYLQPALQELSKSGWKDKLEIVIFGASKPENPPELGFKTHYLGHLHDDISLATVYSAADVMLVPSLQESFGQTASESLACGTPVVAFNSTGLKDIVNHQQNGYLAKPYEVEDFAKGITWVLENEQRLQKLSFYARQKAEQEFTLELQAHRYSALFQEILIIANKSSFSN is encoded by the coding sequence ATGAACGTCTTGCTTATTAGCACCCAGGATGTAGCTGGTGGTGCGGCTCGTGCTGCATATCGCTTGCATAAAGGGTTACAAAATATTGACTTACAATCACAAATGCTGGTGCAAGAAAAATCTACTGATGACAAAACAGTAATTGCGCCTAAGATCAGATTATTCCAAGGCATCGCCAAGGCAAAGTTGACATTTGAAACTTTACCTTTAAAGCTTTATTCTCAAAAGCAAAATAGTCCATTTTTTATTCAATGGTTGCCAGATAGAATTATTTATCAAGTTGCTCAAATTAATCCAGATATCATCAATTTGCATTGGATTAGCGCAGCTTTTATGCAAATAGAAACTCTTGCGAAACTAAAGCGCCCTTTGGTTTGGACAATTCATGATATGTGGGCATTTACTGGAGGATGCAGCTATGCTGGAGATTGCTCCCGTTACCAAATCTCTTGTGGAGCTTGTCCTCAACTGAGCAGCAAAAAGGATGGGGATTTATCCCATTGGGTATGGCAACGTAAAATCAAAGCTTTGAAAAATTTGAATCTGACAATCGTTTCACCAGGTTCTTGGTTAGCCGAATGTGCTAAGTCTAGTTCTCTGTTTAAGAATTTGCGAATTGAAGTAATCCCGAATGGGCTGGATACTCAGAAGTTTAAACCTGTTCATCAAGGTTTAGCGCGAGAATTATTAAATTTACCTCTGGATAAACAACTCATTCTATTTGGAGCGCTAGATGCAACCAATGACTCTAGAAAAGGTTTTCATTACTTGCAACCAGCACTACAAGAATTAAGCAAATCTGGCTGGAAAGATAAGTTGGAGATCGTTATTTTTGGTGCATCTAAACCCGAAAATCCACCTGAATTGGGTTTCAAGACACACTATTTGGGACACTTACACGATGATATATCTTTAGCAACTGTTTACTCAGCAGCTGATGTGATGCTTGTACCGTCTCTTCAAGAATCTTTTGGACAGACAGCTTCTGAATCACTCGCCTGTGGTACTCCAGTTGTAGCGTTTAATTCTACTGGCTTAAAAGATATTGTTAATCATCAGCAGAACGGCTATTTGGCTAAACCTTATGAAGTTGAGGATTTTGCCAAAGGAATTACTTGGGTACTTGAAAATGAACAGAGGCTGCAAAAGCTGTCATTTTATGCTCGTCAGAAAGCGGAACAAGAATTCACTTTGGAACTTCAAGCACATCGTTATTCAGCTTTATTTCAGGAAATATTGATAATAGCAAATAAATCTTCATTTAGTAATTAA